GATGGGGGAGATCAAGCGGAATCGCGGGACCAGAAGGACACCccgcagcggcggaggtggacggagCGGAGGGCTTCCCGCCGGCGATGGAGGTGCCGGGAGGGGAGGGCTTCCCGCCGACGATGGAGGCGGGGGGATGGGGGCCTTCCTGGTGATACTAAGGTACATGTCACGGAACCTAGCGGAATGCCGGCCCCGAGAGGCGACACCTGCGGGATCGGAGGGACTCCCGGCggcagtggaggaggagggctgcACCGTCGTGGCAAGGGCCATGCCGAGGAAGCCAGCGGAAGGCCGGCTCGGGTCGGCGAGAGCGAGGACGAGATCGGAGGGACTCCCCGAGGCTATGGAGAGGCAGGGAGCGGCGGGATTCTCGCCGGCAGCGGAGGGGGAACAAGCCGTCTCCATGGCGGTGGAAAAAGAGGCGCGGTGAAGTTCGAGGCCAAGAGGGCGGATGGACCCTTCTCGGGGATTCTGATGCTGTGTGTGGACTTCACCTCGTCAAAATTGGCAGACGAGGTTAGATCCCGCAATCCTCTTCCAATTTCTTGGATTCGGTTCTTGGTACGTGTGGTACAAACTGATGCGCGAGTTCTTGTTAAGGCCTGTTTACTTTCCCCAGTAACCTTCTGAGCTGAAAATTCCTTCAAAGTAACCCTATATAATATCAGAGATGCTAACTGGTCATTGCCTTCGATCCTGTTGCGGTTTGAGTCCGAATATCAAATCCATTCCATAAGTAATGAGATTCTTCTGGAGTTCAGTCATTATCATGTCCTCTTTTCCCTGTATTGTGTCTGGAAGATGCAGGTTGGTGTGCCGTGACTCTGAGTGCTGTATAATGCAATTATGTTATTGATGATGCTGTTGGATTAGTACCAGAGCGAGTCGCACTACCTTTGCATACAATTCATCATTGTGAACATGGCCCAGGTAGCAGCACATTCGTGTAAGGGCAGGAGGAGACCAATACCAGCGGCTGGCCTGCAAGCCATCCAGGAAGAAACTGACACCAAGAATAATAGATAAATGGTTTTGGAATTGGTGTAGAGATATAGTCTGTTGAATTTGGAAGTAGATTCCATATGTGCAAGTAGTCTATCAGGCATCCTTATCCAGGTTGATTCTTTTAGGTGAGTCGTGTCAATGTAGGAGTTGCGTCAGAGTCAGGAGTAGTGTAACAACTACTTATAAATGGATGCCCATGTATGTTGtttcaaagaagaagatgcgTCTAAAAAATATCTGAAGTTCTCTTGTCGGAGTCTATGTATATCCCTCTGCTCCATAAACCCCGCTGTCTCGCCATCTGTTGTTGGTTCCCCTGATATGAACTTAGGTTCACATCATTGGCTGGACAACCTTGAAATGAATATTTTCTGTACTTCTTTATATTATGCAAAGTCAATGAACAACCTATGTCAGTTCTAAGCATTCTAGACAATCTTGTTAAGTCTAGGGTGGGATCCAGTTAATAGGATTATCCTGCTCACAGCATGCAATGACATGTGAGTTGAGGTATCTCCTGGATTGGTCAACTGTAAATGGTAGGCTGGGAGCTCCTGGCTGTTTCTAAGAATGTTGGAAGACTATTATAAGAATCATAAGGGAGTTCAATCTTCGAGAGGCTTTGCCAATGAACAGACACAATTAATATACATTGTGACTATTTTTAGTCAAATATCGACTGATTTTCTGTACCTCCATATTGGTTGGCTTTTGATCAGTGGTCATATTTTGTGCATCCAGGGCAGATTATGACTTTTATGAACATTTATCCTCTGACATACTTATATAACTAAATCTTGTCATGGATGACTGTGTTCACTGCATAAATTTTACAAAGTTTGAAACAGTTTTAGTTATTCACCCAGCACAACAGATTCTTGCTGTCAAATCCAAACCATTGTGTTAATCTTCTGTCTTGTTGTAGGGTATTTGTAAATTCTGTAAATGGGTTTGGTAATCAACTTTGCTTATAGGTAGCTAAGTAGTGGAGGGCGTAAGGTAGATGGCATTTCACTTGGTACTTCCCCTTTATTGTGCAATTTGTTTTGTCTCTTTACTGTATTTCGGATCAAAGATACTTTGTTGCTGAGGTGTGGGATGACCATCtagtatattttttcattATCAGGTGATGCAATGTGGTTTTACTTAAATCTTTATATGTGCTGTAAACTGTAGAGAAATGAAACCTGTTTTTGTATGTATGGAAAGTGGTGTTCCCTCTGCAGTTTTTCAATCTTTGTGGTTGCTGTCCGATAATAAGATAATGACAAGAGGTGGTTTTGGCTGCAGGTATTCGAAGCTTATAAAGAGAAGATTGAAGAATTAGGTGGAACATATGTTACAGGGTATAATTGCAAGCAGGCCACTCATCTTGCCGTGATGGTATGAAGTAATTTTTAAGTCCATGGTAGTGTACGGATGTTGTACTAATATCATCATCAATGGATGATATAGATATGTGCATGACTTTTGTGTAAGGATAAGTTAAGATTGCCAATTACCTGAAAGTATTGGATGATCTTACATGAATGGTGTCCAAGTGGCCCAGCATATATCAACTCCACCCCTTTTCATCAGCATCAactacatatatataatataagCTAATTAGTAAGTATTGTACTTCACTTCTACATGAACTGTTTTGCTTCAAGAATTTCTGATCAATAATGTTAAGTTATATGGAACTAGCTGAATTGCTCATGCGATTGGATGGTTATACATTAGAATATACACACATGTAAAAAACGGAGTTGCCTTTGTTACCAACGCAGCTGTTCCCTCACCGCCTCAGATACACCTGATTAATCGGCCGTTTAAACCCAACTAAGGTAACTATTGGACTTACTTTGGGGTCCTTTAAGTATCCAGTCAGGGCATGATAGGTTCCAGTTCTGGTAGATAAAGTGTTAAGAGTTCTATCTGAGGTATCATGCAGTTTATTCCTTGTCTGATAATAATCTTGGGACCTGGCTACTTACAATTGTTCCAGGAAGGTGAACAAATGCTTCATAGAAATTTCAGGATGAAGTTGTAACACTTGTTTACTTCGTGTTTGATTTGACCAAAACTGATTTCTGATATCTTCTTCAATACAACCACCTTATAATCCTATATATGATGAAACTAtattactccttccgatctataataagtgtctcagattttgtactaagacacctattatggatcggagggagtatatgttttaCACCTTGAAAACTAACATTActacttaattttttttagtgtcTGAGAGAATCTTGGAAAAATTTATATGTGAAGTGTAAAATAATCACCTCATCAAATGCCTCAAATATCGCTTACATTACTGGGACACGGTTAACATAAAACAGGTTTACATCCAGAACACTACAGGAGAAACTGTCAGGAGATGCTTTGAAACTACAAAGGAGTCCGTGCGGTGGCGCATGATTTGCAGTTCTCCCTTACGATCATACTTAAGGCCAAACATGCTCATCTGGAGCACACAACCATCACGGTCACCAAAGGCGTACTTAAACTCGCCTCCCTCGCATAGCAAAAACTCCACAAGGCAAAAGTTCCTGTTGCCCATGTACGCTAGAGTGGCCCTTGCCGATTTCAGCTGCCTCTCCGGGACCTTGAGGAACAACTTCTCCTTGACCATCTTCCACTCCGGCTCCACAGTACTTGTGTTGCTGCGGGAGGCGACTTGACAGGAGCAAATGTAGCCATCTTTACGAAGCCCAACCCATGCATCAAGCTCGTTGTCGAAGTAACCTTGGCCTTGGAATGGCAGCGTCCATTCCCCATGACACCTCCACTCAGAATGCTTGGTATCGAAGGAGAAGGTGCCACTGGGAAGATACGGATAGCGCCTCTCGTGCGCCGATATAAATATAGCGTGCCCATCCGGGTGAAGCGCGTAGGAGGTAATCTCATGATCCTCCATGTCAAatgtcggcggcgagggcacGCTTTTCCAGGACCACCTCATGGCTGGCCTTGGATCCCAGGGCTCATCATCGTCGTTCTCCACTGGTGCCCAGGAAATGGCCCGAAAATGGTGCTGCTCGTTGATATGGTGACGTGTCAGTGCATACAGCATACCGCCAGCAGCTATGGTGATGGTGTCGTTACCAAGCAGCGAAAGCGGCAGGCGAGGGCCAACGCTGATTCCTGCTGTCTCGGTGTCGTAGACGAGGGCGGGAGTCTGTAGACAACATGTGTTGGTGGCGATGAGGATGTTGCTGCCCAGGGCGGCAAAGCCCATGTGAAGACCATGCACCGGTGCCGGCAACCGGAGGACGGCGTGGTCAGGGAACCCAGCCTGCAGGTCGGTGGTGCAGGTGTCTTGCAAAGTGTCGGCATCAATCTTGTGGATGCTGAAGCCCTTGTCCCAATCATCGAGCACGACATAGAGGTGCTTCTTTGGCGCAGGCCGCGGCCTTCTGACGGCGCGGCCGCCGTCAAGTTGCTGGTGCTGACGCTTATTAGACATGGTCTCCAAATCCAGTCAATCTGCCGGCCGTGGTCTGTTGTGTATCTATGCTTTCCTCTGACTTTGTATGTATACAGAGATGATAGAATTTCCGACTTTTGATTGCGACTAAGGAATAGGCCCCGCTAATCTGGCAACGTGGTGAGAGTCTTGGATCCCATCTCCTTGCTTATATGGCGAGCCCGTTGCTGGACTTGTATAAATCGGATCCGGAGACCGGCTCGGTTTGCAGATCTTCCTGGAATCTGAGTCGGAGCTGAACCGCAATGgggaacagaacagaacaccCTACAGACAAGGAGGGACTAGGGTTGGAGGAGATGCGTGGAGAGTGAAATCGGGAGGGAGGGGAAAGAAGAATGGGTCACCTGGTCGCCGCCGGAGTTGCCGAGCCGTGTGTCGCCGGAGCTCGGccgggcggaggagggagaggagctcggccgggcggaggagggagaggagctcggccgggcggcggagggagaggaggccgggCGGAGAGGGCGGGGTCGTCGGGGGCCCTATCCCGGCTTCATGGCCTCCGGTGGCCGGGCGGCTGGGTCGTCGGCTGGGTTGGCTGGCTCGTCCCAGGAACCCTAGGCgcgcggaggagaggagacgaGTTGGAGGGGCGCTTAGGCCTGAGAATGGTTCAGTTATAACCGGTTTTAAATGGTTGGGTTACGACCCGGTTCTCGGCTTGGTTCGCAGATCtcttccccctcctcctcgatTCCCCactccgccatggccggccaCCACCACACGCAGCCCCTTCTTGAGCTGCGTACTCcccccggccgccgctgctcgcctTCCTGATTCTGCTGATGGACTCCTGgtagcggccgccgccgctcgcctgCCCCGCCTCCGCAACTGCAGCCGCCGCTGGCCTCCCCTGTAGCAGCGCCGAGCGCTCGCTGCCCCCCGCCTCCACAACTACAGCCGCTAGCCGCCACCGCTCGCTGGCCCCCGTCTCTACACCTACAGCCGCCGCTGGCCTCCGAGGTAGCAGCCGCTGCAGTTCTACGCCGATGCCATCAACGCATCCAGCCTGTagtttggttttggttttgggcTTCAACGCGATGCCATCAACCCATGGGCTAAACCTGCAGTGTTGAATTGGTTTTGGTTTAGTTTAGGTGGAAAATCCGCATAGTGTagtttggttttggttttttAGATTTATTTGTGGTTTGGTCCAGGTGAGGTAGTGCAGTTCATTTTCAATAGTTTGGTTCAGTTACGGGCAGGTTTTGGCCCAATTCTCAGGCCTAGCCACACCACGCTAGAGAATCTGCGCCGTGCAGGCAGGCAGCCAGGCGGcgaaagcggcggcggcggcggtgtcgaTGTGGTTCGATCTGGATGGCCTGCCGGTGTGCTTCCCGTACGACGCGATCTACCCAGAGCAGCACGAGTACATGGGGGAGCTGAAGCGCGCCCTGGACGCCCGTGGCCACGCGCTGCTGGAGATGTCGACCGGAGATGCCGACGGGCACCGGCAAGACGGCGGCGCTCATCTCCCTCATCACCTCCTACGCCCTTGCCAACCCCTCCTgcccgctccgcctcctctaCTGCACCCGTACCGTCCACGAGATGGAGAAGACCCTAGCCGAGCTacacctcctcttctcccaCCTCCCGCCCGCCGACGCGTGCCGCCTACTCGCGCTCGGCCTATCCTCCCGCAAGAACCTTTGCATCCACCCACAAGTGTCGGCATCCGGCGCCGTCGACACCGGCTGCAGACGCCTCACCGCGTCCTAGGTCCGCGAGAAGGCCGCCTACGACCGGGAATCCGCCACCCCGCTCTGCGACTACTTCGAGACCTTCGACGCCGCAGCCCGCAAAGGCGACCTCGCCTTGTACATTCAGCCCGGGGTCTACACCCTCGCTGACCTCCGCTCGCTCGGCCGCGAGCGC
This is a stretch of genomic DNA from Brachypodium distachyon strain Bd21 chromosome 1, Brachypodium_distachyon_v3.0, whole genome shotgun sequence. It encodes these proteins:
- the LOC100834691 gene encoding uncharacterized protein LOC100834691: MSNKRQHQQLDGGRAVRRPRPAPKKHLYVVLDDWDKGFSIHKIDADTLQDTCTTDLQAGFPDHAVLRLPAPVHGLHMGFAALGSNILIATNTCCLQTPALVYDTETAGISVGPRLPLSLLGNDTITIAAGGMLYALTRHHINEQHHFRAISWAPVENDDDEPWDPRPAMRWSWKSVPSPPTFDMEDHEITSYALHPDGHAIFISAHERRYPYLPSGTFSFDTKHSEWRCHGEWTLPFQGQGYFDNELDAWVGLRKDGYICSCQVASRSNTSTVEPEWKMVKEKLFLKVPERQLKSARATLAYMGNRNFCLVEFLLCEGGEFKYAFGDRDGCVLQMSMFGLKYDRKGELQIMRHRTDSFVVSKHLLTVSPVVFWM
- the LOC112270018 gene encoding glycine-rich protein DOT1-like, translating into MPAPRGDTCGIGGTPGGSGGGGLHRRGKGHAEEASGRPARVGESEDEIGGTPRGYGEAGSGGILAGSGGGTSRLHGGGKRGAVKFEAKRADGPFSGILMLCVDFTSSKLADEVFEAYKEKIEELGGTYVTGYNCKQATHLAVMV